One Polynucleobacter sp. MWH-Spelu-300-X4 genomic window carries:
- the ruvC gene encoding crossover junction endodeoxyribonuclease RuvC has translation MRILGIDPALRVSGFGVIEVQGQRLQYIASGTIETGGSEISVPLRLATLYAGIREVVETYQPNAAAMEQVFLNVNPKSTLLLGQARGAAIASLVSDGLPMVEFSALEVKKAIVGSGRASKQQVQEMVKRLLKLNKITGTDASDALAVAICAAHHRELSERLQQFR, from the coding sequence ATGCGCATACTAGGCATTGACCCTGCTCTTCGCGTTAGCGGTTTTGGAGTTATTGAAGTTCAAGGTCAACGCCTACAGTACATCGCTTCTGGCACGATTGAGACAGGCGGCTCGGAAATTTCAGTCCCTTTGCGCCTAGCAACGCTATATGCCGGCATTCGAGAGGTTGTTGAAACTTATCAACCTAATGCCGCAGCAATGGAACAAGTGTTTTTGAATGTGAATCCCAAATCTACTTTATTGCTTGGCCAAGCTAGAGGTGCAGCAATCGCATCTTTAGTCAGCGATGGATTACCGATGGTTGAATTTAGCGCTTTAGAAGTTAAGAAAGCCATCGTTGGCTCAGGAAGAGCTAGCAAACAACAAGTTCAAGAAATGGTAAAGCGTCTTCTAAAACTCAATAAAATTACTGGAACAGATGCATCTGATGCACTTGCTGTCGCCATTTGCGCTGCACATCATAGGGAACTCTCTGAACGCTTACAACAGTTTCGCTAA
- the ruvA gene encoding Holliday junction branch migration protein RuvA: MIGRISGTLVANTPPRLVIDCHGVGYEVDVPMSTLYQMPALGQSVTLLTHFVVREDAQQLFGFATDQEREAFRALIKISGIGARTALSLLSGMSVQDLAQAVTLQESGRLTKVPGIGKKTAERLLLELKGKIGADLALTPNNATPDKQLEVLQALLALGYSDKEAQLALKQVPNDTSVSDGIRIALKALSKA, encoded by the coding sequence ATGATTGGAAGAATTTCCGGCACCTTAGTTGCCAACACCCCACCTCGATTAGTCATTGACTGCCATGGCGTTGGCTATGAAGTGGATGTACCCATGAGCACGCTATATCAAATGCCAGCACTTGGCCAATCGGTCACACTACTCACACATTTTGTTGTGCGTGAAGATGCTCAACAATTATTTGGGTTTGCAACGGATCAAGAGCGGGAAGCTTTCAGGGCACTGATCAAAATTAGTGGCATTGGTGCCAGAACCGCACTATCTTTACTGTCCGGCATGAGCGTTCAAGACTTAGCTCAAGCAGTCACCTTACAAGAATCAGGTCGTCTGACAAAAGTTCCAGGAATCGGCAAAAAAACAGCTGAGCGCCTTTTACTAGAACTAAAAGGGAAAATTGGGGCAGACCTTGCATTAACGCCAAACAATGCAACACCAGATAAGCAACTAGAAGTATTACAAGCACTATTGGCCTTGGGCTACTCAGACAAAGAAGCTCAGCTAGCCCTTAAACAAGTGCCAAATGACACTTCTGTTTCCGATGGCATCCGCATCGCTTTAAAAGCGCTATCAAAAGCTTAG
- the ruvB gene encoding Holliday junction branch migration DNA helicase RuvB, which produces MAIKTDNISPLDPTNDLPEERLVGGDANTNDNALERALRPKQLDEYVGQKKARGQLEIFISAAKQRQEALDHVLLFGPPGLGKTTLAHIIAKEMGVNLRQTSGPVLDRPGDLAALLTNLEANDVLFIDEIHRLSPVVEEILYPALEDYAIDIMIGDGPAARSVKLDLKPFTLVGATTRAGMLTNPLRDRFGIVARLEFYSIEELCLIVKRSANLLGASLDDDGAQEIAKRSRGTPRIANRLLRRVRDYAEVKGNGQINQSIADAALSMLDVDAMGFDVMDRKLLEAIIHKFNGGPVGVDNLASAISEERETIEDVIEPYLIQQGFLQRTPRGRVATEMAYTHLGLPSNSSKD; this is translated from the coding sequence ATGGCCATTAAAACTGACAACATCTCTCCCTTAGACCCAACAAATGATCTCCCTGAAGAGCGATTGGTAGGCGGAGATGCCAACACTAATGACAATGCGCTAGAGCGTGCGCTACGCCCCAAGCAGTTAGATGAATATGTTGGGCAGAAAAAAGCGCGCGGCCAACTAGAAATCTTTATATCCGCAGCCAAACAACGACAAGAAGCGCTGGACCATGTTTTACTTTTTGGCCCTCCAGGACTGGGTAAAACAACCCTTGCGCATATTATTGCCAAAGAAATGGGTGTTAACTTGCGCCAAACCAGCGGCCCCGTTTTAGATCGACCTGGTGATTTGGCTGCGCTTCTAACCAATTTGGAAGCTAATGATGTTCTTTTCATTGATGAAATACATAGGCTCTCTCCAGTCGTTGAAGAAATCCTATATCCAGCGCTAGAAGACTACGCCATTGACATCATGATTGGCGACGGCCCTGCCGCCAGAAGCGTTAAATTGGACTTAAAACCATTTACTCTAGTAGGCGCGACCACACGAGCAGGCATGCTCACCAACCCCTTAAGAGACCGTTTTGGCATTGTTGCTAGATTAGAGTTTTACTCTATTGAAGAGCTTTGTCTAATCGTCAAACGATCCGCTAATTTACTAGGCGCCTCATTAGACGATGATGGCGCCCAAGAAATCGCCAAACGATCTCGCGGTACACCGCGTATTGCTAATCGCCTATTAAGGCGTGTCAGAGACTATGCGGAAGTTAAAGGCAATGGTCAGATTAACCAAAGCATCGCCGATGCTGCGCTATCAATGTTAGATGTTGATGCCATGGGATTTGATGTCATGGATCGAAAATTACTAGAAGCCATCATTCACAAATTCAATGGCGGACCAGTAGGTGTTGATAACCTTGCCTCTGCTATTAGCGAAGAACGTGAAACGATTGAAGATGTGATTGAGCCTTATTTAATTCAACAAGGATTCTTGCAAAGAACTCCTCGCGGTAGAGTTGCCACTGAAATGGCTTACACCCACTTAGGGCTGCCATCCAACTCATCTAAAGACTGA
- a CDS encoding histidine phosphatase family protein — MAKIYLIRHGETTWNREKRLQGHLDIGLNERGYWQADRLGEYLADKSIAAVISSDLSRAVDTAKAVAKHHGLNLQYDAGLRERHYGLMQGLSHEEIAQKHPRNHLAWKNREVDFEPESGESLRQFYDRVIHSATHWASQYDGQDIVIVAHGGVLDCLNRAATGKTLELQRDFEILNASLNTLHFSENRFGLIEWGNVSFLSDPNSPQSLDELDGSPKWV, encoded by the coding sequence ATGGCAAAAATTTACTTAATCCGTCATGGAGAGACCACTTGGAATCGTGAGAAGCGGTTGCAAGGACATTTGGATATCGGATTAAATGAGCGCGGTTATTGGCAGGCGGATCGTCTTGGTGAATATCTTGCGGATAAATCCATTGCAGCTGTTATTTCTAGTGATTTAAGTCGGGCTGTTGATACAGCGAAAGCTGTGGCAAAGCATCATGGATTAAATTTGCAGTATGACGCTGGCTTGCGCGAGCGTCACTATGGTTTGATGCAAGGTTTGAGTCATGAGGAGATTGCTCAAAAGCATCCTCGTAACCATTTGGCTTGGAAAAATCGTGAAGTAGATTTTGAACCGGAATCAGGTGAGAGCTTACGACAGTTTTACGATAGGGTTATTCATTCTGCTACGCATTGGGCTTCCCAATACGATGGTCAAGATATCGTGATTGTGGCTCATGGTGGCGTGCTTGATTGTTTAAACCGTGCTGCTACCGGAAAGACTCTAGAGTTACAGCGTGATTTTGAAATCTTGAATGCAAGCTTAAATACGCTTCATTTTTCCGAGAATCGCTTCGGGTTAATTGAGTGGGGTAATGTGTCGTTTTTGAGCGACCCCAACAGTCCTCAGTCTTTAGATGAGTTGGATGGCAGCCCTAAGTGGGTGTAA
- the tyrS gene encoding tyrosine--tRNA ligase yields the protein MSAINQIKTEQPKYPITDQVKEALAVTKRGCEELLVEAEWVEKLARSEATKTPLRIKLGLDPTAPDIHLGHTVVLNKMRQLQDLGHTVIFLIGDFTSMIGDPSGRNATRPPLTKEEIAVNAQTYYQQASLVLDPAKTEVRYNSEWCDPLGARGMIQLAAKYTVAQMLERDDFTKRYKGGIPISVHEFLYPLMQGYDSVALKSDLELGGTDQKFNLLVGRELQKEYGQEAQCILTMPLLVGTDGVDKMSKSKNNYIGISEAPSDMFGKLMSISDELMWSYFTLLSFKPLAEIAKMKDEVAAGRNPRDFKVALGQEIVARFHHQAAAEKALEDFNHRAKGGVPDDIPEVSMDGAPIGIGQFLKQANLVPSTSEAMRNIEQGGVKIDGATVSDKALKLNAGTYVVQVGKRRFAKVTLA from the coding sequence ATGTCAGCCATTAATCAGATTAAAACAGAACAACCTAAATATCCAATTACAGACCAAGTTAAAGAAGCTTTGGCGGTGACTAAGCGTGGTTGTGAAGAGCTATTGGTTGAAGCCGAGTGGGTGGAGAAGTTAGCCCGTAGTGAGGCCACAAAAACGCCTTTACGTATCAAATTAGGCCTTGATCCAACTGCGCCAGATATCCATTTGGGTCACACAGTGGTTTTAAATAAGATGCGTCAATTGCAAGATCTTGGCCATACGGTCATTTTCTTGATCGGTGACTTTACTAGCATGATTGGTGACCCATCTGGTCGCAATGCAACAAGACCTCCTCTAACTAAAGAGGAAATTGCGGTAAATGCTCAAACTTATTATCAGCAAGCAAGTTTAGTTTTAGATCCTGCTAAAACAGAGGTTCGTTACAACAGTGAGTGGTGTGATCCGCTAGGCGCTAGGGGCATGATTCAATTGGCTGCCAAATATACTGTGGCGCAAATGTTGGAGCGTGATGACTTTACAAAACGCTATAAAGGCGGCATTCCTATTTCTGTGCATGAGTTCTTGTATCCGCTGATGCAAGGTTATGACTCGGTGGCTCTTAAGAGTGATCTTGAGTTGGGTGGTACAGATCAAAAATTTAATTTGCTGGTTGGGCGTGAGTTACAAAAAGAGTATGGTCAAGAAGCTCAGTGTATTTTGACAATGCCTTTGTTGGTTGGCACGGATGGTGTCGACAAGATGAGTAAGTCTAAAAATAACTACATCGGTATTAGCGAAGCTCCGAGCGATATGTTTGGCAAGTTAATGAGTATTTCTGATGAATTGATGTGGAGTTATTTCACGCTTTTATCATTTAAACCGCTTGCTGAAATTGCCAAGATGAAAGATGAAGTTGCTGCTGGCCGTAATCCACGTGATTTTAAGGTGGCTCTTGGGCAAGAGATTGTGGCTCGTTTCCATCATCAGGCTGCCGCTGAAAAGGCTTTGGAAGACTTTAATCACCGCGCTAAAGGCGGGGTGCCTGACGATATTCCTGAGGTTTCAATGGATGGGGCGCCAATAGGTATTGGCCAGTTTTTAAAACAGGCTAATTTAGTGCCAAGTACTTCTGAAGCTATGCGCAATATTGAACAAGGTGGCGTCAAAATTGATGGGGCTACTGTTAGCGATAAAGCATTGAAGCTGAATGCAGGTACTTATGTGGTGCAAGTAGGTAAACGCCGCTTTGCCAAAGTAACGCTTGCCTAA
- a CDS encoding anhydro-N-acetylmuramic acid kinase, with protein sequence MKNYYIGIMSGTSLDGVDAVLCQISPEGKTQVLLHEEVPMDEKLRKSYFQLQTPSDNEIHHEALAANALAHHYNLATQNILKQAKLQHSDIVAIGAHGQTIRHQPGLHDGIGYTKQSLNAALLAEVCGIDVIADFRSRDIAAGGQGAPLVPAFHAAQFGNDAPTVILNIGGIANISILPNDSKQSIIGFDTGPGNALMDHWTLTHLNQSFDKNGIWANSGTIIPALLESFLSDDYFSKKAPKSTGRDLFNPSWLGHHLQKNAMENARPEDIQATLLALTAKSIASHIQEYAPTTQRVLICGGGVKNIALLNLLKEYCSFIPTQNITSTESCGIDPQTVEAAAFAWLAWAHKTKQPANLPAVTGAKGLRILGAIYPA encoded by the coding sequence ATGAAGAATTACTACATTGGCATTATGTCTGGAACCAGTTTAGATGGCGTAGACGCCGTCTTATGCCAGATTTCCCCAGAAGGTAAAACACAGGTTTTGCTGCATGAGGAAGTGCCTATGGATGAAAAATTACGGAAATCGTACTTTCAGCTACAAACACCTTCAGACAATGAAATTCATCATGAGGCTCTTGCCGCCAACGCTTTAGCGCATCACTACAACCTAGCCACGCAAAACATTCTTAAACAGGCGAAATTACAACATTCCGATATTGTAGCGATTGGCGCCCATGGCCAAACAATCCGCCATCAACCTGGTCTTCATGACGGTATTGGCTACACCAAACAATCCCTCAATGCCGCATTGCTTGCCGAAGTTTGTGGCATTGATGTTATTGCTGATTTTCGTAGCAGAGACATTGCCGCAGGTGGTCAAGGCGCCCCTTTAGTGCCAGCTTTTCACGCTGCACAATTTGGTAACGATGCTCCAACCGTCATCTTAAATATCGGCGGAATTGCCAATATCAGCATTCTCCCGAATGATTCCAAACAATCAATCATTGGGTTTGATACAGGGCCGGGGAATGCATTAATGGATCACTGGACGCTCACCCATCTAAACCAATCATTTGATAAGAATGGTATTTGGGCTAACAGTGGGACCATTATTCCTGCACTTTTAGAGAGCTTTTTATCAGATGATTACTTCTCTAAAAAAGCTCCTAAAAGCACAGGCCGCGACTTATTTAACCCAAGTTGGTTAGGACATCATTTGCAAAAAAATGCTATGGAGAACGCTCGCCCTGAAGATATCCAAGCAACGCTATTAGCCCTAACTGCTAAATCCATAGCAAGCCATATCCAAGAATATGCCCCTACCACTCAAAGAGTTTTAATCTGTGGGGGTGGCGTCAAAAATATCGCCCTACTCAACCTGCTAAAAGAATATTGCTCTTTTATACCCACACAAAACATAACGAGCACGGAAAGTTGCGGCATTGATCCCCAAACGGTGGAGGCAGCTGCCTTTGCTTGGTTAGCGTGGGCGCATAAAACAAAACAGCCGGCAAATTTACCGGCTGTCACTGGGGCCAAAGGCCTCAGAATTTTAGGAGCTATCTACCCTGCGTAA
- the erpA gene encoding iron-sulfur cluster insertion protein ErpA, whose protein sequence is MSATQTTQNIENLEPPMPLIFTDSAVAKVADLIAEEGNPDLKLRVFVQGGGCSGFQYGFTFDEAVNEDDTLITKDNVTLLIDSMSFQYLVGAEIDYKEDINGSQFVIKNPNATTTCGCGSSFSA, encoded by the coding sequence ATGAGTGCGACACAAACAACACAAAATATCGAAAATTTAGAGCCACCAATGCCACTAATCTTTACTGATAGCGCTGTTGCTAAAGTAGCTGATTTGATTGCTGAAGAAGGTAATCCTGATCTTAAATTGCGCGTATTTGTGCAGGGTGGCGGATGCTCTGGTTTTCAATATGGCTTTACTTTTGATGAAGCCGTTAATGAAGATGACACATTGATTACTAAAGATAACGTTACTTTATTAATTGATTCAATGAGCTTCCAATATTTGGTAGGCGCAGAGATTGATTACAAAGAAGATATCAATGGTTCTCAGTTTGTAATTAAAAATCCTAATGCCACAACTACTTGTGGTTGCGGTTCATCTTTCTCTGCTTAA
- the argC gene encoding N-acetyl-gamma-glutamyl-phosphate reductase, with protein MIKVGIVGGTGYTGVELLRLLSQHPEVQLTAITSRKEAGMPVAEMFPSLRGRVDLCFTTPEEAKLTECDAVFFATPHGVAMAQAKELLAAGVKILDLAADFRLKDLAEFEKWYGMPHACPDVLSEAVYGLAEINREAIKKARVVGLAGCYPTSVQLGFAPLLSPKSTGGKKLVDLSYLISDSKSGVSGAGRKAEVGTLMAEASDNFKAYGVKGHRHHPEIRQGLSAIAGGADIGLTFVPHLTPMIRGIHSTLYARILPEGQDIDYQALYEKFYEGEPFVDVMPAGSTPETRSVRGSNALRIAVYRPQGGDTLVILVVEDNLVKGASGQGVQCLNLMFGLPENTGLTHIALLP; from the coding sequence ATGATTAAAGTAGGTATTGTTGGCGGGACAGGCTATACAGGTGTAGAGCTTTTACGTTTGTTATCTCAGCATCCTGAGGTGCAACTTACTGCGATTACTTCTCGCAAAGAAGCTGGCATGCCAGTTGCCGAGATGTTCCCATCCTTGCGTGGGCGTGTAGACCTTTGTTTTACAACGCCTGAAGAAGCTAAGTTAACTGAATGTGACGCAGTCTTTTTTGCGACTCCTCATGGCGTTGCTATGGCTCAAGCTAAAGAACTGTTAGCGGCAGGCGTGAAAATTTTGGATTTGGCTGCAGATTTTCGCTTGAAGGATCTCGCCGAATTCGAGAAATGGTACGGTATGCCCCATGCTTGCCCAGACGTTTTGTCAGAGGCGGTTTATGGGCTTGCGGAAATTAATCGCGAGGCTATTAAAAAGGCACGTGTTGTTGGTTTGGCTGGTTGCTATCCAACTTCTGTGCAATTGGGTTTTGCTCCTTTGTTATCCCCTAAATCAACGGGCGGCAAGAAATTAGTTGATTTGAGCTATTTGATTTCTGATTCAAAATCAGGCGTGTCTGGTGCTGGGCGTAAGGCTGAGGTTGGCACATTGATGGCTGAAGCAAGTGATAACTTTAAGGCTTATGGCGTTAAGGGGCATAGACATCACCCTGAGATTCGCCAAGGTTTGTCAGCGATTGCTGGCGGCGCCGATATTGGTTTGACCTTTGTACCTCATTTAACGCCGATGATTCGCGGTATTCATTCAACCTTGTATGCACGCATACTTCCAGAAGGCCAAGATATTGATTACCAAGCGCTTTATGAGAAGTTTTATGAGGGTGAGCCGTTTGTTGATGTGATGCCTGCGGGAAGCACACCAGAGACTCGCTCTGTAAGGGGTAGTAATGCGCTGAGAATTGCAGTTTATAGGCCTCAGGGCGGTGATACCCTGGTTATCTTGGTGGTTGAAGATAACTTGGTTAAAGGTGCCTCTGGGCAAGGTGTTCAGTGTTTGAATTTAATGTTTGGTTTGCCAGAAAATACTGGTCTGACACACATCGCTTTGTTGCCATAA
- the rpsI gene encoding 30S ribosomal protein S9 produces MIGNWNYGTGRRKSSVARVFIKAGKGEILVNGKPIAEYFARETSRMIVRQPLELTNHGATFDIKVNVSGGGETGQAGAVRHGVTRALIDYDAALKPALSKAGFVTRDAREVERKKVGLHGARRRKQFSKR; encoded by the coding sequence ATGATTGGAAACTGGAACTATGGTACTGGCCGTCGTAAAAGCTCAGTAGCTCGTGTATTCATCAAGGCTGGTAAAGGTGAAATTCTTGTAAACGGCAAGCCGATTGCTGAATACTTTGCTCGCGAAACATCACGCATGATTGTTCGTCAACCATTAGAGTTGACTAACCATGGCGCAACGTTTGACATTAAAGTGAACGTTTCTGGTGGCGGTGAGACTGGTCAAGCTGGTGCGGTTCGTCACGGTGTGACACGTGCTTTGATTGATTACGATGCAGCGTTGAAGCCAGCTTTATCTAAAGCAGGTTTTGTTACACGTGATGCTCGTGAAGTTGAGCGTAAAAAAGTTGGTTTGCATGGCGCGCGTCGTCGCAAACAGTTCAGCAAACGTTAA
- the rplM gene encoding 50S ribosomal protein L13 yields the protein MKTFSAKPHEVKREWFVIDATDKVLGRVASEVAHRLRGKHKPEFTPHVDTGDFIVIINASKLRVTGTKGLNKKYYTHSGYPGGIYETNFDKMQAKFPGRALEKAVKGMLPKGPLGYAMIKKLKVYAEANHPHAAQQPSVLEI from the coding sequence ATGAAAACTTTCTCAGCAAAACCGCATGAGGTGAAGCGTGAGTGGTTCGTGATTGACGCTACGGACAAAGTCCTCGGTCGTGTCGCCAGTGAAGTGGCACACCGTCTACGCGGCAAGCACAAGCCAGAATTCACCCCACACGTTGACACAGGCGATTTCATCGTCATCATCAATGCATCTAAGTTGCGCGTGACTGGCACTAAGGGCTTGAATAAAAAATACTATACGCACAGCGGATATCCTGGCGGCATCTACGAAACAAACTTCGACAAGATGCAAGCTAAGTTCCCTGGACGTGCTCTCGAGAAGGCCGTTAAAGGTATGTTGCCTAAAGGTCCCCTTGGCTATGCAATGATCAAGAAATTGAAAGTTTATGCAGAAGCTAACCACCCACACGCGGCTCAACAGCCAAGCGTTCTTGAGATCTAA
- a CDS encoding OsmC family protein, whose product MQATIKWLGKDGMAFSAETGSGHLVNMDGAPEAGGKNLAPRPMEMMLVGAGGCTCFDVVMILKKARQDIRNCEVTLEAERANEDPKVFTKINMKFTVTGKGLDRSRVEKAVELSHDKYCSATIMLGKTAEITHSIEIIEA is encoded by the coding sequence ATGCAAGCAACGATTAAATGGCTCGGCAAAGACGGAATGGCCTTTAGCGCTGAAACTGGCAGCGGACATCTCGTCAATATGGATGGCGCCCCTGAAGCAGGCGGCAAAAACTTGGCACCCCGTCCAATGGAAATGATGTTGGTTGGCGCTGGTGGATGCACTTGTTTCGATGTTGTCATGATCCTCAAAAAAGCAAGACAAGACATTCGCAACTGTGAAGTTACTTTAGAAGCCGAGCGTGCTAATGAAGACCCAAAAGTGTTCACTAAAATTAATATGAAATTTACTGTAACAGGTAAAGGCTTAGATCGATCAAGAGTAGAAAAAGCTGTAGAACTGTCACACGACAAGTATTGCTCGGCCACGATCATGTTGGGCAAGACAGCTGAAATTACTCACTCTATTGAAATTATTGAAGCTTAA
- the pyrC gene encoding dihydroorotase: MSEIKTIEITKPDDWHLHIRDGEFLPDLLGHTASQFSRAIIMPNLRPPVTTVDLANAYKARIKAALPKGSQFEPLMVLYLTDNTSASEVKKAKEHGVVAFKLYPAGATTNSDAGVTDLKKCSAALEAMEACGIPLLVHGEVTGIEIDIFDREAVFIDQVLEPLRIRHPGLKIVFEHITTKQAAQYVKEADTARYGVMGATITPQHLLFNRNAIFTGGIRPHYYCLPVLKREEHRQALVEAATSGNSRFFLGTDSAPHIKGTKENACGCAGCYTAWHAMPLYAEAFENANALERLQGFASEFGADFYGLPRNTSKLILKKESHLVPDEFPMGSGTVVPLRAGEMLTWSIVG, encoded by the coding sequence ATGAGTGAAATAAAAACAATCGAGATAACAAAGCCAGATGATTGGCATCTTCATATTCGTGATGGAGAATTTTTGCCAGATCTTTTAGGGCACACTGCTAGTCAATTCTCTAGAGCCATCATCATGCCTAATTTAAGGCCGCCGGTAACAACGGTTGATTTAGCTAATGCTTATAAAGCCAGAATTAAAGCGGCATTACCGAAGGGTAGTCAGTTCGAGCCCTTGATGGTTTTGTATTTAACGGATAACACTTCGGCCTCAGAAGTTAAAAAGGCGAAGGAGCATGGTGTTGTTGCATTTAAGTTGTATCCAGCTGGAGCCACTACGAATAGTGATGCAGGTGTAACAGATTTAAAAAAATGCTCAGCTGCCTTAGAAGCAATGGAGGCTTGCGGCATACCATTGTTAGTTCATGGTGAAGTAACCGGCATAGAAATTGACATTTTTGATCGTGAAGCAGTTTTTATTGATCAAGTTTTAGAGCCACTCCGTATTCGACATCCTGGCCTAAAAATTGTTTTCGAACACATTACAACTAAACAGGCGGCTCAGTATGTCAAAGAGGCTGATACTGCTCGTTATGGCGTAATGGGTGCAACGATTACACCCCAACATCTTTTGTTTAATCGTAATGCGATTTTTACGGGAGGCATTCGCCCTCATTACTATTGTTTGCCAGTTTTGAAAAGAGAAGAACATCGCCAGGCTTTAGTTGAGGCTGCCACATCTGGTAATTCAAGATTTTTCCTTGGAACAGATAGCGCGCCGCATATTAAAGGTACTAAAGAAAATGCTTGTGGATGTGCCGGTTGTTATACCGCATGGCATGCAATGCCTTTATATGCCGAGGCATTTGAAAATGCCAACGCATTAGAGCGCCTGCAGGGTTTTGCTAGTGAGTTTGGCGCTGATTTTTATGGCTTGCCTCGAAATACAAGCAAATTAATTCTGAAAAAAGAATCTCATCTAGTCCCTGATGAATTCCCTATGGGATCGGGTACGGTAGTGCCTTTGCGTGCTGGAGAAATGTTAACTTGGTCGATAGTCGGTTAG
- a CDS encoding glycerate kinase: MPVKNTQDFLEQAFLKALGAAKPSEILPVSLATVFKNPLAGRCLVLGAGKAAASMAATLEAYAHEHWPDTQLEGMVVTRYGHAMPTKTIQVVEASHPVPDAAGLDAAQKTLDLIATLQANDQLIVLISGGGSSLLTLPASGLSIDDVQATTRALLRSGAPIAQMNIVRKHLSAILGGHMAREAVARGAKVDAFLISDVTGDDISSIASGPCAPDDSSFTDALRVLGEYDLLNSQVPQVVIDYLRAGERGNHPETPKSGDPIFKNVRNHLLGSAHASLEAAANYCRSVGVTPVILGDTVTGEAKDVALMQASIAREIYFYNAPFARPVALLSGGECTVTIPPGVKGRGGRCTEFLLALLAATEDLPSLAALAADTDGIDGSEDNAGGWFDSSVRKFAESKKILAKKYLADHDAYGFFKEARALVETGPTLTNVNDFRILLIDSES; encoded by the coding sequence ATGCCAGTTAAAAATACACAAGATTTTTTAGAGCAAGCTTTTTTGAAGGCCTTGGGTGCTGCCAAGCCTAGCGAAATCCTGCCGGTGAGTTTGGCGACTGTTTTTAAAAATCCATTGGCTGGCCGTTGTTTAGTCTTGGGGGCGGGTAAGGCAGCAGCTTCTATGGCAGCTACGCTTGAGGCGTATGCTCATGAGCATTGGCCTGATACTCAATTGGAAGGCATGGTTGTGACGCGTTATGGTCATGCAATGCCGACGAAAACTATTCAAGTTGTCGAGGCTAGTCACCCTGTCCCTGATGCGGCTGGTTTAGATGCGGCTCAAAAAACACTGGATTTAATAGCCACCTTGCAAGCTAATGATCAATTGATCGTATTAATCTCTGGAGGTGGGTCTAGTCTATTAACCTTGCCGGCATCAGGTTTGTCGATTGACGATGTGCAAGCAACAACTCGCGCTTTATTACGCTCTGGTGCTCCTATTGCTCAAATGAATATTGTCCGCAAACATCTTTCCGCCATTTTGGGTGGACATATGGCTCGCGAGGCTGTGGCTAGAGGTGCTAAGGTGGATGCATTTTTAATTTCAGATGTAACTGGTGACGATATTTCCAGCATTGCTAGTGGCCCATGTGCGCCGGATGATTCATCATTTACTGATGCCTTACGGGTATTGGGTGAATATGATTTATTAAATAGCCAAGTGCCACAGGTAGTGATTGATTATTTGAGGGCTGGGGAGCGTGGTAATCATCCTGAAACGCCTAAATCAGGCGACCCTATTTTTAAAAATGTGCGTAACCATTTATTAGGTTCTGCTCACGCAAGCCTTGAAGCCGCAGCTAATTATTGCCGTTCTGTCGGTGTAACACCTGTCATTTTGGGTGACACGGTAACGGGTGAGGCAAAAGATGTCGCTTTAATGCAGGCCTCCATTGCTAGAGAAATTTATTTTTACAATGCGCCGTTCGCTAGGCCTGTAGCCTTACTTTCTGGAGGTGAGTGCACAGTGACTATTCCTCCTGGCGTTAAAGGGCGAGGTGGACGTTGCACAGAATTTTTATTAGCCTTGTTAGCTGCTACTGAGGATTTGCCATCATTGGCTGCCTTAGCAGCAGATACAGATGGTATCGATGGTAGCGAGGATAATGCGGGTGGATGGTTTGATTCTTCAGTGCGAAAATTTGCAGAATCAAAAAAAATATTAGCAAAAAAATATTTAGCAGATCATGATGCTTACGGTTTTTTTAAGGAAGCTCGTGCATTGGTTGAAACAGGCCCTACTTTGACCAATGTGAATGATTTCAGAATACTGTTGATTGATAGCGAGTCTTAA